One segment of Lytechinus variegatus isolate NC3 chromosome 13, Lvar_3.0, whole genome shotgun sequence DNA contains the following:
- the LOC121426181 gene encoding POU domain, class 6, transcription factor 2-like isoform X1 — MDVTATNPSFAQIKVKSEPGIARIGTTPSAVSTQLITAVQLAGSVGAKPQSATDQLLLAMQSAAANSSALRTQSSTALSSGPGTKGYQTGGSQVSSQAVGSQSQHQTQLLMSPSLQGAQPILANQLSGAQQLLTIPSNGGQQQILTLPITNAAGQQQILTIPVTLAQGAGGIQFLIPTGTGGQFLASPNLGAMPSQVLPSTLAAIPSITSNTNVVSSAAHYAKTSQMTSATTPLPPVSVLTGQTGLGTLPLPQVLMGAGAQVLSVSAPSSSTTHTHPKTISTTAVPSLVTTQNSQALPSLATVTQGLMRTSANQLSLSAHGATTQSVLVSQSSTTTSNQTSSLLASHKLSNASSATALSLHGLAGLNAAQGTVISHIAAAQGSQSSVTQILPSQLVRSSVVSSQASHVTQVPPGHQVVVSTTTATSAGNHVSTGGLSSPGRVSNMGNAAEVDGINLEEIKEFAKAFKIRRLSLGLTQTQVGQALSQSEGPAYSQSAICRFEKLDITPKSAQKIKPVLERWMAEAEERHKNGLNQLTDFIGSEPVKKRKRRTSFTPQALEYLSRHFEKNTHPTGAEMTALAQELNYDREVIRVWFCNKRQALKNTIKKLKAAEATMNNNSEEVERSTVVVESPEHV; from the exons CTTGCAGGAAGCGTAGGAGCCAAGCCACAGAGTGCTACCGATCAACTTCTCCTGGCCATGCAGAGCGCAGCGGCCAACAGTAGTGCTCTCCGGACCCAAAGCAGTACAGCCCTCTCCTCAGGACCAGGGACTAAAGGATATCAGACAG GTGGATCACAAGTCAGTAGTCAAGCAGTAGGaagtcaatcccaacaccaaaCACAGCTATTAATGAGCCCTTCTCTTCAGGGTGCACAGCCTATTCTTGCCAACCAG CTATCTGGTGCCCAGCAGTTGTTGACCATCCCGTCAAACGGCGGTCAGCAGCAGATTTTGACCCTTCCGATCACCAACGCTGCTGGTCAGCAGCAGATCCTCACCATTCCTGTCACGCTAGCCCAAGGAGCCGGAGGGATCCAGTTCCTTATCCCCACAGGAACAGGTGGTCAGTTCTTAGCGTCACCCAACCTTGGAGCCATGCCCTCACAG GTTTTGCCATCAACTCTTGCTGCCATCCCCAGCATAACAAGTAACACCAATGTTGTCTCCTCAGCTGCACACTATGCGAAAACCAGTCAGATGACCTCAGCCACCACGCCCCTTCCTCCAgtatcggtactcaccggtcaGACGGGGTTAGGGACGCTCCCCTTACCTCAGGTTTTAATGGGGGCGGGGGCGCAGGTGCTGTCGGTGTCGGCACCCAGCAGTTCAACAACACATACGCACCCTAAGACAA TCAGTACAACAGCAGTTCCTAGCCTAGTGACAACTCAGAATAGTCAAGCCCTACCTTCCCTTGCAACGGTAACGCAAGGACTAATGCGGACATCAGCAAATCAACTCAGCTTATCGGCACATGGAGCCACAACACA gtcTGTGCTTGTTTCTCAATCATCTACCACCACCTCAAACCAAACCTCTTCCCTCTTGGCATCTCATAAACTGAGCAATGCTTCAAGTGCCACTGCACTATCACTTCATGGACTGGCAG GTCTAAATGCTGCCCAAGGCACGGTTATCTCCCATATAGCAGCGGCCCAGGGATCTCAAAGCAGTGTAACTCAGATACTTCCTAGTCAGCTCGTTAGAAGCTCTGTAGTGTCCAGTCAAGCAAGTCATGTTACACAAGTCCCTCCCGGGCATCAGGTTGTCGTTTCCACGACGACGGCGACGAGCGCTGGCAACCACGTATCGACAGGAGGGCTGTCGAGTCCAGGTAGAG TGAGTAACATGGGTAATGCTGCTGAAGTGGATGGAATCAACCTGGAAGAAATCAAGGAGTTTGCCAAGGCTTTCAAAATTCGAAGATTATCTCTTGGTTTAACGCAAACACAGGTTGGACAAGCCCTTAGCCAGTCAGAAGGACCAGCTTACAGTCAGTCAGCTATTTGTAG ATTTGAAAAGCTTGATATCACACCAAAGAGCGCTCAGAAGATAAAACCAGTTTTAGAGAGGTGGATGGCCGAAGCTGAGGAGAGGCACAAAAACGGTCTGAATCAACTCACAGACTTCATTGGTAGCGAACCCGTTAAAAAGCGCAAAAGACGGACATCCTTCACGCCTCAGGCTCTGGAATACCTCAGTAGGCACTTCGAGAAGAACACGCATCCAACCGGCGCTGAAATGACAGCCCTCGCCCAGGAGCTTAACTACGATAGGGAGGTCATCAGGGTGTGGTTCTGCAACAAACGACAAGCTCTGAAAAACACAATCAAGAAACTGAAAGCTGCCGAGGCTaccatgaataataactctgaGGAGGTGGAGAGGTCGACGGTTGTTGTAGAGAGTCCCGAGCATGTGTAA
- the LOC121426181 gene encoding POU domain, class 6, transcription factor 2-like isoform X2 — protein sequence MDVTATNPSFAQIKVKSEPGIARIGTTPSAVSTQLITAVQLAGSVGAKPQSATDQLLLAMQSAAANSSALRTQSSTALSSGPGTKGYQTGGSQVSSQAVGSQSQHQTQLLMSPSLQGAQPILANQLSGAQQLLTIPSNGGQQQILTLPITNAAGQQQILTIPVTLAQGAGGIQFLIPTGTGGQFLASPNLGAMPSQVLPSTLAAIPSITSNTNVVSSAAHYAKTSQMTSATTPLPPVSVLTGQTGLGTLPLPQVLMGAGAQVLSVSAPSSSTTHTHPKTISTTAVPSLVTTQNSQALPSLATVTQGLMRTSANQLSLSAHGATTQSVLVSQSSTTTSNQTSSLLASHKLSNASSATALSLHGLAGLNAAQGTVISHIAAAQGSQSSVTQILPSQLVRSSVVSSQASHVTQVPPGHQVVVSTTTATSAGNHVSTGGLSSPVSNMGNAAEVDGINLEEIKEFAKAFKIRRLSLGLTQTQVGQALSQSEGPAYSQSAICRFEKLDITPKSAQKIKPVLERWMAEAEERHKNGLNQLTDFIGSEPVKKRKRRTSFTPQALEYLSRHFEKNTHPTGAEMTALAQELNYDREVIRVWFCNKRQALKNTIKKLKAAEATMNNNSEEVERSTVVVESPEHV from the exons CTTGCAGGAAGCGTAGGAGCCAAGCCACAGAGTGCTACCGATCAACTTCTCCTGGCCATGCAGAGCGCAGCGGCCAACAGTAGTGCTCTCCGGACCCAAAGCAGTACAGCCCTCTCCTCAGGACCAGGGACTAAAGGATATCAGACAG GTGGATCACAAGTCAGTAGTCAAGCAGTAGGaagtcaatcccaacaccaaaCACAGCTATTAATGAGCCCTTCTCTTCAGGGTGCACAGCCTATTCTTGCCAACCAG CTATCTGGTGCCCAGCAGTTGTTGACCATCCCGTCAAACGGCGGTCAGCAGCAGATTTTGACCCTTCCGATCACCAACGCTGCTGGTCAGCAGCAGATCCTCACCATTCCTGTCACGCTAGCCCAAGGAGCCGGAGGGATCCAGTTCCTTATCCCCACAGGAACAGGTGGTCAGTTCTTAGCGTCACCCAACCTTGGAGCCATGCCCTCACAG GTTTTGCCATCAACTCTTGCTGCCATCCCCAGCATAACAAGTAACACCAATGTTGTCTCCTCAGCTGCACACTATGCGAAAACCAGTCAGATGACCTCAGCCACCACGCCCCTTCCTCCAgtatcggtactcaccggtcaGACGGGGTTAGGGACGCTCCCCTTACCTCAGGTTTTAATGGGGGCGGGGGCGCAGGTGCTGTCGGTGTCGGCACCCAGCAGTTCAACAACACATACGCACCCTAAGACAA TCAGTACAACAGCAGTTCCTAGCCTAGTGACAACTCAGAATAGTCAAGCCCTACCTTCCCTTGCAACGGTAACGCAAGGACTAATGCGGACATCAGCAAATCAACTCAGCTTATCGGCACATGGAGCCACAACACA gtcTGTGCTTGTTTCTCAATCATCTACCACCACCTCAAACCAAACCTCTTCCCTCTTGGCATCTCATAAACTGAGCAATGCTTCAAGTGCCACTGCACTATCACTTCATGGACTGGCAG GTCTAAATGCTGCCCAAGGCACGGTTATCTCCCATATAGCAGCGGCCCAGGGATCTCAAAGCAGTGTAACTCAGATACTTCCTAGTCAGCTCGTTAGAAGCTCTGTAGTGTCCAGTCAAGCAAGTCATGTTACACAAGTCCCTCCCGGGCATCAGGTTGTCGTTTCCACGACGACGGCGACGAGCGCTGGCAACCACGTATCGACAGGAGGGCTGTCGAGTCCAG TGAGTAACATGGGTAATGCTGCTGAAGTGGATGGAATCAACCTGGAAGAAATCAAGGAGTTTGCCAAGGCTTTCAAAATTCGAAGATTATCTCTTGGTTTAACGCAAACACAGGTTGGACAAGCCCTTAGCCAGTCAGAAGGACCAGCTTACAGTCAGTCAGCTATTTGTAG ATTTGAAAAGCTTGATATCACACCAAAGAGCGCTCAGAAGATAAAACCAGTTTTAGAGAGGTGGATGGCCGAAGCTGAGGAGAGGCACAAAAACGGTCTGAATCAACTCACAGACTTCATTGGTAGCGAACCCGTTAAAAAGCGCAAAAGACGGACATCCTTCACGCCTCAGGCTCTGGAATACCTCAGTAGGCACTTCGAGAAGAACACGCATCCAACCGGCGCTGAAATGACAGCCCTCGCCCAGGAGCTTAACTACGATAGGGAGGTCATCAGGGTGTGGTTCTGCAACAAACGACAAGCTCTGAAAAACACAATCAAGAAACTGAAAGCTGCCGAGGCTaccatgaataataactctgaGGAGGTGGAGAGGTCGACGGTTGTTGTAGAGAGTCCCGAGCATGTGTAA
- the LOC121426181 gene encoding POU domain, class 6, transcription factor 2-like isoform X3, which yields MQSAAANSSALRTQSSTALSSGPGTKGYQTGGSQVSSQAVGSQSQHQTQLLMSPSLQGAQPILANQLSGAQQLLTIPSNGGQQQILTLPITNAAGQQQILTIPVTLAQGAGGIQFLIPTGTGGQFLASPNLGAMPSQVLPSTLAAIPSITSNTNVVSSAAHYAKTSQMTSATTPLPPVSVLTGQTGLGTLPLPQVLMGAGAQVLSVSAPSSSTTHTHPKTISTTAVPSLVTTQNSQALPSLATVTQGLMRTSANQLSLSAHGATTQSVLVSQSSTTTSNQTSSLLASHKLSNASSATALSLHGLAGLNAAQGTVISHIAAAQGSQSSVTQILPSQLVRSSVVSSQASHVTQVPPGHQVVVSTTTATSAGNHVSTGGLSSPGRVSNMGNAAEVDGINLEEIKEFAKAFKIRRLSLGLTQTQVGQALSQSEGPAYSQSAICRFEKLDITPKSAQKIKPVLERWMAEAEERHKNGLNQLTDFIGSEPVKKRKRRTSFTPQALEYLSRHFEKNTHPTGAEMTALAQELNYDREVIRVWFCNKRQALKNTIKKLKAAEATMNNNSEEVERSTVVVESPEHV from the exons ATGCAGAGCGCAGCGGCCAACAGTAGTGCTCTCCGGACCCAAAGCAGTACAGCCCTCTCCTCAGGACCAGGGACTAAAGGATATCAGACAG GTGGATCACAAGTCAGTAGTCAAGCAGTAGGaagtcaatcccaacaccaaaCACAGCTATTAATGAGCCCTTCTCTTCAGGGTGCACAGCCTATTCTTGCCAACCAG CTATCTGGTGCCCAGCAGTTGTTGACCATCCCGTCAAACGGCGGTCAGCAGCAGATTTTGACCCTTCCGATCACCAACGCTGCTGGTCAGCAGCAGATCCTCACCATTCCTGTCACGCTAGCCCAAGGAGCCGGAGGGATCCAGTTCCTTATCCCCACAGGAACAGGTGGTCAGTTCTTAGCGTCACCCAACCTTGGAGCCATGCCCTCACAG GTTTTGCCATCAACTCTTGCTGCCATCCCCAGCATAACAAGTAACACCAATGTTGTCTCCTCAGCTGCACACTATGCGAAAACCAGTCAGATGACCTCAGCCACCACGCCCCTTCCTCCAgtatcggtactcaccggtcaGACGGGGTTAGGGACGCTCCCCTTACCTCAGGTTTTAATGGGGGCGGGGGCGCAGGTGCTGTCGGTGTCGGCACCCAGCAGTTCAACAACACATACGCACCCTAAGACAA TCAGTACAACAGCAGTTCCTAGCCTAGTGACAACTCAGAATAGTCAAGCCCTACCTTCCCTTGCAACGGTAACGCAAGGACTAATGCGGACATCAGCAAATCAACTCAGCTTATCGGCACATGGAGCCACAACACA gtcTGTGCTTGTTTCTCAATCATCTACCACCACCTCAAACCAAACCTCTTCCCTCTTGGCATCTCATAAACTGAGCAATGCTTCAAGTGCCACTGCACTATCACTTCATGGACTGGCAG GTCTAAATGCTGCCCAAGGCACGGTTATCTCCCATATAGCAGCGGCCCAGGGATCTCAAAGCAGTGTAACTCAGATACTTCCTAGTCAGCTCGTTAGAAGCTCTGTAGTGTCCAGTCAAGCAAGTCATGTTACACAAGTCCCTCCCGGGCATCAGGTTGTCGTTTCCACGACGACGGCGACGAGCGCTGGCAACCACGTATCGACAGGAGGGCTGTCGAGTCCAGGTAGAG TGAGTAACATGGGTAATGCTGCTGAAGTGGATGGAATCAACCTGGAAGAAATCAAGGAGTTTGCCAAGGCTTTCAAAATTCGAAGATTATCTCTTGGTTTAACGCAAACACAGGTTGGACAAGCCCTTAGCCAGTCAGAAGGACCAGCTTACAGTCAGTCAGCTATTTGTAG ATTTGAAAAGCTTGATATCACACCAAAGAGCGCTCAGAAGATAAAACCAGTTTTAGAGAGGTGGATGGCCGAAGCTGAGGAGAGGCACAAAAACGGTCTGAATCAACTCACAGACTTCATTGGTAGCGAACCCGTTAAAAAGCGCAAAAGACGGACATCCTTCACGCCTCAGGCTCTGGAATACCTCAGTAGGCACTTCGAGAAGAACACGCATCCAACCGGCGCTGAAATGACAGCCCTCGCCCAGGAGCTTAACTACGATAGGGAGGTCATCAGGGTGTGGTTCTGCAACAAACGACAAGCTCTGAAAAACACAATCAAGAAACTGAAAGCTGCCGAGGCTaccatgaataataactctgaGGAGGTGGAGAGGTCGACGGTTGTTGTAGAGAGTCCCGAGCATGTGTAA